In Deltaproteobacteria bacterium, the genomic stretch GCGGGCACGCTCGACGCCGCCTGCCTCGACGCCCTGCTCGACGACTTCGGCCGACGTAGCTTTCGGCGACCGCTCGACGCCGACGAGCGGGCGACCTATCAGGCCCTCGCGGCGCAGGCCGACACCGCAGTCGAGGCCTATCGCAGCGTGATCTTCTCGCTGCTGCTCTCGCCGCAGTTTCTCTACCACGTCGAGGTCGACGGCGACGGCGACGACGCACTCTACACCCTCGATGGCTACGCGCTGGCCTCGCGGCTGTCGTTCCACTTCTGGCGCACGATGCCGGACGACGAGCTCTTCGCCGCCGCCGAAGATGGCTCGCTGCTCACCGACGAGGGCTATCTCGCCCAGCTCGAGCGCGTCTTCGACGACCCCCGCACCGCCGACGGTGTCGACCGCTTCTACGACGAGTGGCTGCGCCTGGGCGGCATCACGTCGTTCCCCGCGACCCCGGCATTCGCGACCTTCGCCGAGGATCTCGGGCTCGACGAGCCCGATGCCGATCACCTCGCCGCCGCGCAGGACGAAGTGCACGCGCTCGTGCGCCACTTCACCTTCGACGAGGACGGCGACCTCGCCGACCTGTGGCTCACCGATCTCTCGCTCACACGATCGCCGCACTTGGCCGCGATCTACGGCGTGCCGGCGTGGGACGGCGTGTCCGAGCCGCCGCGCATGCCCGCGGGTGAGCGCGCCGGGCTGCTCACGCGCACGGCACTGCTGCTCACCGGCGACGAGCAGACCCATCCGGTCCATCGCGGCGCGGCGATCCGTCGACGGATCCTCTGCGACGACCTGCCCGCCCCCGACCCGACCATGCTCCCGCCGGGCGCACTCGACCGCCCGCCGGTGACCGCCGATCAGACCACACGCGCGCGCTACGAGGCGAAGACGGCCGACGGCCAGTGCCAGGGCTGCCACACCGCGATCAACCCGGTCGGCTTCGTACTCGAGCGCTACGACGCGTTCGGCCGCTACCGCACGCAGGAGCGCGTCATCGACGAAGCCACCGGCGAGGTGCTCGCGACGCTGCCGATCGACGACGCCGCTGCGCCCGGACTCGCCGGCGACGAGGCGGTGATCGCCGGTGGCATCGCACTCTCCGAGCAGGTGGTCGCGAGCGGGCGCAGCGAGGCCTGCTTCGCGCAGCAGTACTTCCGCGCGGGCTTCGGCCGCGAGGACGGCAGCGACGACGCCTGCACCATCGACCGCGTCGAGGCAGCGCTGCGCGACGGCGGCTCGCTGCGCGCGGCCATGCACGAGCTCGCGCTCGACACCAGCTTCCGCACCCGGAGGGTCCAATGACCACGCCACGCACCGGCCGACGCATGTTCCTTCGCAGCGCCAGCGGCATGGCCCTGGGGTTGCCGTTCCTGCCGTCGCTGCTGCCCCGCAGTGCGCGCGGTGCCATCGACGGCCCGCCGCGACGCCTGATCGCCGTGATGTCGCAGAGTGGACAGATGGTCGGCGACTTCTGGCCGACGGCGTTGCCGGCCGGCTACCAGTCGCGCGACGCGATGTACGGCGGCGCGCGGGCCGACGGCACCACCGCGCTGCACACCGACATGCCCGGCAGCAACGCGAAGTGGGCCCCGCTCGCCGACTTCGCGGGTGCACCGATGTCGAACGTGCTCGGCACCGCGCTCGAGCCGTTCTTCCCCAAGCTGCTGCTGCTGCGCGGCCTCGACTACCTGCAGGGCACCAGCCACGGCAACGGAATGATGCTCGGCAACTACGCCAACTGTGCATCGGGTGCGGAGTTCGAGGCGCGCGGCCTGGGTGCGATGCCGACCATCGATCAGGTGCTGGCGTACTCCGATCGGTTCTACCCCACGGCCCCGCTCGAGCGCGCACTGGTGCTCGCCACCGGCAGCCCGGGATCGATCTCCGACACCGACTACGGTCAGCCCGGTGGGCCGATCGAGAACATCCCCGCCTACCTCGAGCCCCACGATGTCTGGGAGGATCTGTTCGGCAGCTTCATGGAGCCCGGAATGCCGACCGAGCATCCCAATCGCAGGCTCGTCAACGCGGTCTACGACGACTACGCGCGGCTACGTCAGCACAGCCGGCTCAGCGCCGACGATCGTGCCGCGCTCGATCGCCACATGAGCTTCCTCGACGACATCGAGCGCGAGCTCGCCAGCGGGCTGGGTGCCGGCTGCAGCAAGCCGGACGAACCACCCACCTACGGCGTGGGTTACCCGTGGCAGGAGGTCAGCAGCGTCGCCGACTTCGAGACCTGGGTCGGGCTGCTGGTCGACATCGCGTGCGCAGCGGTGCGCTGCGACCTGACGCGGCTGGTCACGTTCCAGGCGCAGATGGGCATCACCGACGCCTCGGGCACGAAGATGAACTCGTACCACGAGAGCGACGACGTCATCGGCGACTGGCACGACTTCGCCCACGACGCGGTCGACGATGCCGGCGACCACGCCAACATCAACAGCCTCAATCGTTGGGTCGTGGAGGCGGTGTTCGGCCGCTTCCTCGCGCAGCTCGACGTCGAGGAGGCCGAGGGACTGACCTTCCTCGACAACTCGGTGGTGTACTTCGGCAGCGAGCTCGCGATGGATCACTACGTCATCGGCATGCCGACGATCCTCGCCGGTGGCGCGGGCGGCAGCTTGAAGACCGGCTACTACGTCGACTACTCGCAGATGAGCCACGACTACGCCAACCCGATCCTCCCGTGGGGCGTGCTGATCCCCGGCGTGCCGCACAACCGGCTGCTGGTGACGCTGCTGCAGGCGATGGGGCTGCAACCCGCCGACTACGAGCGCGACGGTCGGCCGGGCTACGGCCACAGCGACATCTTCTACGGGCCCTACAACTGGCCCGCGGACGCGTACGTCGCGGCCGACCTCGGCAAGCCGTTGCCGGGCATCTTCGGCTGACGCCGGACGCGTCGCCACGCCCGCGGCAACGTGCCCGACGCGCTACGTGCCCGGGCACATCGCGCTGGGTTCGGCGTGTCCGAACGCGATGAAGAAGATCGGGTGGCCGGGCGTGAAGTCGCCGTCGGGCAGCGACGCCCAGGTCACGCCGTCCGTGCTGCGCAGGAACGCCTGCTGCTCGTAGCCGAGCCACACGTTGTTGACCGCGACGAGCGTGCCCTCGGGGCTGCGCGCAACCGGTCCGATGTCATCGGGCGCGTCGATCGGCGTCGTCGTCCACGTGATCCCATCGGCACTGCTGTAGCGGCTGCCGAAGCCCCAGAACCAGAACTCGTCGCCGGTCCACACGCCCGAGGAGGCGATGCGGCTGTCGGTGATCGTGTGCGCCGTCCAGCTCGAGCCGCCGTCGTCGGAGCGACACGCGTGGCCGTCGCCGTCGACCATCACGATCACACCGTTGCCAGCGATGATGTCACCGTAGGCACCCGGACCCTCGCCGAGGCAGTCGCTCGGCATGGACCGCGGCCGCCACCAGCTGTCGCCGCCGTCGGAGCTGATCAGCGTGTCGACGCTGGTGTCGCCGCTGGCGTAGGCGACGAAGCGTCCGCCATCGACGTCGGCGAAGCCGAAGCGACGGACGCTCCAGATCGTCACGCCGTCGTCGCCGTGGAAATCGGCCTCCTGCGACGCCGTCCACGTGATGCCATCGAGCGAGGTCTGCGGCGTGCGCGAGGCCACCACGAAGCGCCCGCCGCCGTAGCGCAGGCCTCCGAACGTGTCGCCATCGAGGGTGGTCTGCCAGTCGAAGCCGTTGGTGCTCGTCGCGACCGCGCCCGGCCATCCCCAGCCCCAGGTCGCGACGAAGCGTCCAGCGCCGTGCTCGACGCCCTTGCTGAAGCCGGGGCTGTGCCCGCAATCGCAGGCCTCCTCGCTGCAGCTGCCGTCGAACCACCGCTGCGTGCACGTCGAGCCCGAACCGCTGCAGTCGACCGGCGTCGTCGAGCCACACAGGTGCGCGTCACCCTCGACGTCCCACGAGCGCTCGCCGATCCACGTCAGACCGTCGTCGCACGAGACGGTCGTGCGACCGACCATGCCCTGCGCGACGAACATCGGCACGCCCAGATCCGCACCGCCGCTGCTGCTGGCCCCGTCGTCGCCGGTCGTGTCACCGATCGTCGCGCCGTTGGTGTCGCCCGCTTCGGTGGTCGCACTGCCCGTGCCCGCGCTACCGGACACGGTGGTCGAGCCGCCGCTCGTACCGGTGGCGTCGCTCGACGTGGGTGACGCCGGTGCCGCATCGCGGTCGGGGCCCGCACAGGCCAGCGCGACCGCGCCGAGGACGAAGGACGAGCTGCGTCGCATGGCCGGTGGTAACGCGAACCGGCGGCTTGTCTCACCGACGCGCGTGGGTCGGCGTGCTCGAGCGCGACACCGGCCGGCGACGCTGCAGGACCGCAAGCCACACCCCCGCGCCGACGATCGCCACCGCGCCGGTGCACAGCAGCCCGACTCCGCCCCAGTACTGCGCCCGCGCGCCCCGGACCCCGCGCTCGAACGCGTCGACACCGGACTCGCGCTCGGCCGCGCGCTGCCGTGCGAACGCAGTCGCGAGCAGCACCGCACCGATCGGGGCCACCACCGCCCCGGCCGCGAGCACGCCGATCGCCGCGCCTCGCCCCCGCGGCGGCGCTCGATCGAGGACCGTTGCCGATGCGGGCGTCACCTCGACGCGGGGCGACGGCACCGCCGGCGGTGGCGGCTCGGGCGTCGCCGACACGCAGCGCTCGAGGTTGACGCGGGTGTCCTGCGCCGCGGACTCGGACGGACCGGTCTGCAGATAGGCGGTGAAGCGCTCGCGCGCGCGCTCGCAGTCGCCCTGCAAGCGCGAGAGCTGGCCGAGCGCGTAGAGCAGGATCGGCACCGACTGCTGCGCGTAGGCCCGCTCGAGCTCGGCCTGGGCGGTCGGGTAGTCATCGCGCAGCCACGCTGCCATGCCGGCGGCAAAGTGATCGCGCGCCGCAGCGTCGGTGATCTCGGGCGGCACCTCGATGGGCCCGGCGGCGGGGGCCGCGAGTGCCAGCGAGAGCAGCGTGCTGAGCAGGCGCGTCATCTCCGGGAACTCGACGGATCATCGCAGACCCTTCGCGCGTTGCGGAGGCGGGCTCGCGGGCACCGCTACTCGCCACGCGGGAGCAGACCGTCGACGCCACGCACCGGACGCGCCACGACGGGCGCGGGCGCAGGCTCGCGCGCGGCGGCGGTGGTGGTGGTGGCCCGTCGCGCACGCTCGTTGCGACGTGCACGGGTCGGCGCCGGCGGGTCGTCGGGTGCGACGATCGTCGGCACCTCGGCTGCGACGTCGGAGCTCGCGGTCGAGGACGGCGGGCGCTCCGGTGTCGGATCGCCCGCCGGTGCCACGGGCGTGCGTGCGTCGGCGGTGGGCGCCTCGCTCGGCGGCGGCGCCTCGGTGCGAGCGCTCGCCGTCTGGGCAAGCGACGGCACCTCGGCGGGCATCGGCGGCGCGAGCTCGGGCGGCGAGGCGGCCGCGGATGTCGTCGTGCGCGACGACGAGGCCGCGACGCCGGCGGCCCCGACCGCAGCCCCGGCTGCGAGCGCGAGCACCAGACTCAGTCGACGGCGACGCACCGGTGCGACGGCCCCGGGCACCACCAACGTCGACGCGCGCGGCCCCTCGAACTCGTGGCTCGGATCGACGCAGGGGTACTCGCGCTGACCGCAGAGCTCGATGAGGTGGCGGCCCAGTGCGGCTGACGACGGCATCACGGCGTGGGCCTGCGCGAAGGCCTCGAGGTCGTCGTGCAGCGCCATCGCGTCCTGGTAGCGGGCCTGCACGTCGCGCTGCAGCGCGCGCGCGAGGATCGACGCCAACGCAGCCGGCAGCTCGGGCGCGTGGTCGAGGGCCGACGGCGCGTCGAGGCTGGTGATCTGATTCATGATCGCGAACTCGTTGTCGCCGCGGAACAATCGTCGCCCGGTGCTCAGCTCCCACAGCACCACGCCGAGCGCGAAGATGTCGCTGCGTCGGTCGACCTGCGCGCCGACGCACTGCTCGGGCGACATGTACGCGACCTTGCCCTTGCGCGCGGGGCCCAGGGTGATCGAGGTGCGGCTCGTCGCCTTCGCGATGCCGAAGTCGAGCAGCTTCACCCCACCCTCGTAGGTGATGAACACGTTGCCCGGTGACAGGTCGCGGTGGACGATGCCGAGTGGACGGCCGTCGACGCCGCAACGCTCGTGGGCGCAGTGCAGGCCGGCGGCCACACCGAGGCCGATCGTGACCACGTGCGGGAGCGCGATGCGTTCGTCGCGGGCGACCGCGGCGTTGAGCAGGCGCCCCAACGACTCGCCGTGCAGGTACTCCATGACCATGAAGCAGCTGCCGGCGTCTTCGACCAGGTCGTAGGTGCGCACGACGTTGGGGTGATCGAGCGCCGCCGCGAGGCGGGCCTCGTTGAGGAACATCGACACGAACTCGGGATCGCCGGCGTACTCGGGGCGCACGCGCTTGATCGCGACCAGCTTCTCGACCCCGCGCGCACCTGCGGCACGCGCCAGCAACAGCTCGCCCATGCCGCCGGTCGCGATGCGCCGCAGCATGGTGTAGCGGGTGTAGCGACCGTACGAGCCGCTCGCCAGCGGCGGCGGCGTGAAGGAGTCCGTGCTCGCCCCCAGGCCCGCCATCGGGATACCCAGCATAGCCCAGATCCGCGCGCGCAGCCGAGCCGAGGCCACCTCCACGGCCGCGCGAGCCGAGGCGGTGCGCGACCTCGCGAGCCAAGGCGGTGCCCCACCGACATGCTTGCGAGCGACGCGCCCGTGGTCCACAACAGGGACCGCATGCGATCCGACCCCGAGCTGCTCGAGGCGTGGGCGCGGGGGGAGCAGGACGCCGCCTCCGAGCTGGTGGGTCGCTACTACCGCTCGGTCTTTCGCTTCTTCGATCTGCGCGTGGGTTGGCTCGCGGAGGACCTCACCCAGCGCACGTTCCTCGCCTGCGTGGAGAGCCGCGGCCGTCTGCGCCAGGCCGAGAGCTTCCGTCCGTTCCTGTTTGCGATTGCCCGCAGCCTGCTGCTCAATCAGATCCGCACGCGCACCGTCGAGGCCAACGTCTTCGAGACCGGCGACATCAGCGGCGCCGTGGATCCCGGACCGAGCGCGAGTCGCTTGGTCGCGCGGTACGAAGAACAGACCCTGCTGCTGCGCGCGCTGCAGACGCTCGACGTCGACACCCAGCTGCTGGTCGTGCTGTTCCACTGGGAGGGCCTGCGCACCACCGAGATCTCGGAGGTGCTCGGAATCGGCGTGAGCACGCTGACGACCCGACTGTCGCGCGCACGCCAGGCGCTGCGTGACAGCATCGCGGCGATGCCCGCGGTGCCCGAGCATCGTGCCTCGCTGCTGGCCGACCTCGAGCAGTGGCTCGCCTCGGTGTCGGCGCTCGACATCGGCTGACGCGCGACGACGGCAGTGGGCGGCATGTGGGTGCGGCGGACCGTCCACCCGCCACCAGGGCCCAACAGGGCCCAACAGGGCCCAACAGGGCCCAACAGGGCCCAACAGGGCCCAACAGGGCCAAGACCCGTGAGGCCACACCGTTTCGGAATGCGTGCACGCTCTGGTACACCTTGCTGCGATGACGCCCTCGTCTGCCCCGTGCTCGCGGTCCTGCGTGCAGCTGTGTCTCTCACGCGTCGGCCCGTGCGTGGCCGCGACGCTGCTCGCCTGCAGCTCCGGTCCCGCACCCGGCGAAAGCGAGACGTCGTCGTCCGGGTCGACCACCATGGTCGACCCCACCTCGTCGGGCGGCTCGTCGGGCGGCTCGTCGGGCGCCACGTCCACCGGTAGTGACAGCGGCGGCGTCGATTCGAGCAGCGACGGTGGCCCGCCACCCGACCCCGTCACGTTGATGCTGATCGACGAGGTGATCTTCTACGACGGCTACGCCGCGACCGTGGACGAGCCGGTGCCCGAGGGCATCGTCCGCCACACCAACGCGCTGGTGGCCACGCGCCTCTCGGACGAGGACCGCGCGGCCCTGCAGCAGACCCTCATGCTCGGGGTCGTGGTGGGGGCCCGCTGCGACAACTACGACCGCATCGGCACCGTGCACCTCGCCTTGGTGCCCAAGGGCGCCGAGAGCTACGTGCCCGCCGAGGTCGACCGCATCGAGGTCGCTCGCTTCATCACACCGTTCATGGACATGAACGTCTCGCCGATGACGGTGCCCTATGAGTTCGAGGTCGACAGCCTGCTGTCGGTGCTGAAGGACGACGCGCTGTGGCAGAGCTACGATCCATGGTTCGAGCTCGGGGTCTTCGGCGTACCCTATGCCGCCAACGACGAGATCGCGGGCTGCGCGGGCCGCAACGACACGCAGTCGGGCTCGCTGCTGCTCTACAGCGACAGCGCCCACGAGTCGCCGCGCTTCGACGTCATGCTGCCGCTGGCGATCGAGCAGCCGTTCAACAACTACGCCGAGGGTGCCAGTGATGCGATCGGGACCACGCGCAAGACCCTCGAGTTCGAGCTGCCCGGTGACAGCGAGCAGACCCAGCTCGTCCTCATCACCTCGAACCACGGCGCCAACGCGGGCGGCGAAGAGTACGTTCGTCGCGATCACTACGTGTACGTCGACGAGATGCTCGCGGCGCACTACAAGCCCGGTCGCACCACGTGCGAGCCGTTTCGCAAGTACAACACCCAGGCCAACGGCATCTACGGCCCGAGCCCGATGTCCGACGAGGCCTGGCAGTCGTTCAGCAACTGGTGCCCCGGCGACGTCATCGACATCCGCATCGTCGAGCTCGGCGCGCTGCCGTCGGGCCCGCACACGTTCGTGATCGATGTGCCCGACGCGGTCTTCACCGGCGGGCAAGGCGACTTCCCGCTCTCGCTCTACGTGCAGGCCCGCACCGGCCCGTAGAACGTCGATTCCACGGCATCGGGCGCTGGAACACGTGGCGGCCGCCGCGGCCCCCTAGCTCACGGGGCAGTTGGCCCGTGGGGTGTCGGATTGGGCGATTTTCGCCGTATCCTGCCGCCACACGAGAGACCCTCGAGGAGCACCATGACGATCCGACTCGGCGACATTGCCCCAGACTTCACCGCAGAATCCACCGCAGGCACGATCCACTTCCACGAGTGGCTCGGTTCGAGCTGGGGCGTGCTGTTCTCGCACCCCAAGGACTTCACGCCGGTGTGCACCACCGAGCTCGGCGCGGTCGCGAAGCGCAAGCCCGAGTTCGACAAGCGCAACGTCAAGGTGCTGGGCCTGTCGGTCGACTCGGTCGACGACCACCAGCGCTGGGTCGGCGACATCGAGGAGACCCAGGGCGTGGGCTTGAACTTCCCGCTGCTCGGCGACCCCGATCGCAAGATCTCGAACCTCTACGACATGATCCATCCCAACGCCAACGACACCCTCACGGTGCGTTCGGTGTACGTGATCGGGCCCGACAAGAAGGTCAAGCTGATCATCACCTACCCGGCCAGCACCGGCCGCAACTTCGACGAGATCCTGCGCGTGATCGACTCGCTGCAGCTCACCGCGAAGCACGCCGTGGCGACGCCGGTGAACTGGCAGCAGGGCGAAGATGTGATCATCGTGCCGAGCGTGTCCGACGAGGACGCGAAGTCGAAGTTCCCGGGCGGCTGGAAGACCATCAAGCCGTACCTGCGCGTCGTGCCGCAGCCGAAGTGATCAGCCCTCGGCCGCGAGCTTGCGCAGGCGATCCTTCACCCGCTCGAAGCGCTTGCGCAGCATCGCCGAGGTCTTGGTGACCTCGGCCTCGGGCGCCCCGGGTGTCTCCGAGAGGAACACCCGGGCGATGTCCGTCCACGACAGCTTTCGATCGATGCGCAGGATCAGCAGCGTGCGATCGTCGGGCTCGAGCTGCTCGCGCAGCGCCTCGGCGCGCGAGGCTGGATCGGCGCCGCGATTGAGCATGGCGGTGGTGCGGATGTGCACCGCGAGCTCCATGAACTCCTGCGATCCCGTGATCGCGACCTTTGGTCGACGTCGCTCGGGATCGCGGGTCAGTCGCGAGAGCGCGTGTCGAGCGACGGTATACGACCAGGTGCGGAAGCTCGAGGCCCATCGGAAGCGCGGCAGTCCCTTCCAGACGTCCTCGCAGTACAGCGAGAACGCATCGGCGGCGTCGACCTCGTTCTTGGTCATCGCCACCAGGTAGCCCATCACCTCGGGGCCGAAGCCCTTGAGCGCGAGCGTCACCGCCTCGCCGAAACGCTCCTGGTCGCACGCGCGACGGATGTCGTCCTCCAGCCGTGCCCGCGCGTCGGTTTCCATTGCGGTCGTGATCTTCGCCCAAGCCGGGCCGAACCGCGAGGGCACCCGCGAAAGCCGACGCACCGGTGGTACGATGCCGGCACGCATGAAGAGCACGGCCGAGCTGGTGCGGGTCAAGCAGGCGATGGCGTGGATCGAGGAGCAGCGCGCGATCCACATCAAGGCCGCACTGCCCAAGGGCGAACCGGTCGAGCTGACCGCCGCCGAGGCGCGCCGCTTCGCCGAGCGGCTTGCAAAGCTCGCCGACGTGCTCGACAGCCTCGACGAACCCGAGCCCTGAACCGCCGCCGGCGCGCCGCGAGCGGGCTGCGTCGGCCAGGGTCTCGCGTCCGGGGCAGCGCCATCACCGTCGGGCGCCGCCGGGCACGAGGCGCGAGCCCCACCGCGTCCGGGTGCTCGACAACCCCGCGGGGCTGGCCGTAGAGTCCGCTCCCGTGAAGCGCACCGTCGTTCCTTGGTTCAGTGCCCTGTGGCTCGTCCACGCCGTCGCCTGCACGCAGACCACCCCCGAGGCCCCCGCGAAGACAGAGGTCAAGGCGGAGACCAAGGCGCCCGAGACCGCGACGCCCGAGGCCAAGACCGACAAGCCCAAGCCGCGCGGCAAGCAGGTGCCGCCGCCCGAGGACGTCGCTGCGCCGCCGGCCGATGCCCAGCGCACCGACAGCGGCATCGCCTACCGCGTGATCACGCCGGGCACCGGCCCGAGCCCGAAGCTGAACGACTCGGTGAAGATCGAGTACACCGGCTGGACCACCGACGGCACCACCGTCGAGCTCGCCGAGGAGGGCAAGCCGCGCACGGTCGCGGTCGCGAAGGCGCTGCCGGGCTGGACCGAGGCGTTGCAGCTCATGCACCAGGGCGAGACCGCGCGACTGTGGATCCCCGAGGCGCTGGCCTACAAGGGCGCCAAGGGCCGTCCCGCCGGCACCATCGTCTATGACATGAAGGTGGTCGAGGTCTTGGCCGCACCCGAGGTGCCCGCCGACGTCGCCGCGCCGCCGGCCGACGCGAAGAAGACCGCAGAGGGCGTCGCGTACAAGCAGCTCGCGCCCGGCACCGGCAACGAGCACCCGCGCGAGTGGGACAAGGTCACCGTCCACTACTCGGGCTGGACGACCGACGGCAAGATGTTCGACAGCTCGGTGACCCGCGGCAAGCCGGCCTCGTTCAACCTCAAGCAGGTGATTCCGGGCTGGACCAAGGGCATCCCGATGATGGTCGCCGGCGAGAAGATGCGCTTCTGGATCCCCAAGGAGCTCGCGTACGACGGCAAGCCCGGCAAGCCCGCCGGCATGCTGGTGTTCGACGTCGAGCTGCAGAGCATCGAGAAGCTGCCCGAGCCGCCGCCACCGCCCGAGACCCCCAAGGACGTGGCAGCGCCGCCGACCGACGCACAGAAGACCGCCAGCGGACTCGCGTACAAGGTCCTCAAGAAGGGCACCGGCACCGATCACCCGACCGCGGCCAGCAACGTCAAGGTCCACTACTCGGGCTGGACCACCGACGGCAAGATGTTCGACAGCTCGGTCACCCGCAACAGCCCCGCGCAGTTCCCACTGGGCAACGTGATCAAGGGCTGGACCGAGGGTCTGCAGCTGATGGTGGTCGGCGAGAAGACGCGCTTCTGGATCCCCGAAGCGCTGGCCTACCAAGGCAAGCCGGGCAAGCCCGCCGGCATGCTGGTGTTCGACGTCGAGCTGCTCGAGTTCAAGTGATCGCGCCCGCGTCGGCGTCGTCAACCGCCGACCGGGACGTCGCCGGCCGAGCTGGGTAGCTCGCCGGGGTCGTTCCCGATGTCGTCGACGGTGCCGTAGCCGAGCTGGCCCGCAGCGGCCTCGCCCCAGCAGCGCACGCGTCCGCCGTCGAGCCGGGCGCAGGTGTGGTCGCCGCCCGCGACGATGTCGAGGACCTGCGCGGTCGGATCGTCGTCGACCACGACCGAGGGGATCAGCGCCGGCAGGTCGCCGGCGGCGTCACCGAGGTTGTCGGTGGCGCCCTGCCCGAGCTTGCCCGCCGCGCCCTGCCCCCAGCAGCGCACGTCGCCACCATCGAGCAACGCGCAGGTATGCGCGCGGCCGGCCGAGATGCGAAGCACCGCAGCACCGCCGACGTCGAGGGTGGACGACATGAGATCTTCGTTGTCACCGAGGTCCTGCGTGTCGCCGTAGCCCAGGCGTCCGTCGCCGCCGTTGCCCCAACAGACGGCCGCGCCGGTGTCGAGGATGACGCAGGTGTGCTGCGAGCCGGCGCTGATGTCGATCGCGGGCGAAGGCAGTGAGACCTTGGTCGAGGCGCTCGCGGGCTCGTCGTCGCCGATGTCGGGGTTGTTGGTTTGGTTGCCGAGGATGCCCTGTGCAGCGTCGCCCCAGCAGTAGACATCACCGCTGACGGCCTCGATCACGCAGGTGTGACCGGCTCCGGCGGCCACCCGCGCCGCGACCCGTCCGAGCGGCACCGGCCCCTGCTCCATCGGGGTGTTGGTCAGCCCCACGGGGTCGGTTGCGGAATAGCCGAGCTTGCCCGCGTTGCCGTCGCCCCAGCAGTACACCGCGCCGTCGTCGATGACGGCGCACGCGTGCGACCCTCCGACCGACACATCGATCACGTTCGCGGGCAGCGGCACAGCCCCCGCGCGAACCGGCGACTCGGAGTCGCCGATGTCCTGCATCACGCTCGGCCCCAGGCCCAGTCGACCGAGCTCGTAGAAGCCCCAGCAGTACACCTGGCCGTTGCGGCGGAGCGCGCACGAGAACGCGGAGCCCAGATCGACCGCCACCGCAGCGCCACCGATGTCGACGTCCGTCACCGTCGCAGGCAGCTCGTTGTCGCCGATGTTCGCGGTGTCGGCGTGGCCGGTCTTGCCGTGGTCGCCGTTCCCCCAGCAACGCAGGCGACCGTCGTGGGTCATGCCGCAGGTGTGATCGTGACCGAGCGCGAGCGCGGCGATGCCGGGTGACACGGTGCAGTCGGCCTCGCAACCCTGGTCGGGCCCGTCGTCGGGCGGGTCGCACTGCTCGCTGCCCTCGAGCGTACCGTTGCCACACACCGTCACGCAGGTGCCGTCGACACACCCGAGGTCTGCTTGGCACATGCCGTCGTTGCAGGCGCAGCCGAGGGTCCCGGGTTCGCACGGACCCTCGCCGGCGCTGCTGCTGCCGTCGCTGTCACCGGTGCCGACCGTGCCGTTGGTCGCGGTCGCTGAGCTCGTGCTCGCCGTGGTGGTCGGCTGCAGGGTCGCGTCACCGCTGCCGCTCTCACTGCTGCTGGCGCTCGCGACCCCGGAGCCGCCGTGTCCGCTGCTGTCGAACTGGCACGCCAATGCGCATGCCCACAGCGACGGCCACACCCACGGGTTCGATGCTCGAGTGCTACGCGTGGTGCCCCGCATTCGTCCCGACCGTCGCCCCAGGATAACAGCCCCCGAGGAGCCTTTGGGGGCCGCAATCCGAGGTTGCACTTTCGCGCGCGCATGCATGCGCCTATCTTGCGCGACCGACGAGGCCGCGATGTCCGAGCAAGAAACCACCACGACGGTGCGCGACGACGATCTC encodes the following:
- a CDS encoding DUF1588 domain-containing protein, producing MHRPRPLPSWPNPALARAMLPWVTFALASGCYRGVEVGQADGAADGSGGTDGSSAGESDDDTGDAGCAQTSVSPLRRLSEAQYRNTLRDLFAPAGIDVTVEAAGELDRIPVDDAGATFGILDARVSDQHARAYYRLADKLAGLVANDPTHLAAVAGDCATAGTLDAACLDALLDDFGRRSFRRPLDADERATYQALAAQADTAVEAYRSVIFSLLLSPQFLYHVEVDGDGDDALYTLDGYALASRLSFHFWRTMPDDELFAAAEDGSLLTDEGYLAQLERVFDDPRTADGVDRFYDEWLRLGGITSFPATPAFATFAEDLGLDEPDADHLAAAQDEVHALVRHFTFDEDGDLADLWLTDLSLTRSPHLAAIYGVPAWDGVSEPPRMPAGERAGLLTRTALLLTGDEQTHPVHRGAAIRRRILCDDLPAPDPTMLPPGALDRPPVTADQTTRARYEAKTADGQCQGCHTAINPVGFVLERYDAFGRYRTQERVIDEATGEVLATLPIDDAAAPGLAGDEAVIAGGIALSEQVVASGRSEACFAQQYFRAGFGREDGSDDACTIDRVEAALRDGGSLRAAMHELALDTSFRTRRVQ
- a CDS encoding DUF1552 domain-containing protein, with protein sequence MTTPRTGRRMFLRSASGMALGLPFLPSLLPRSARGAIDGPPRRLIAVMSQSGQMVGDFWPTALPAGYQSRDAMYGGARADGTTALHTDMPGSNAKWAPLADFAGAPMSNVLGTALEPFFPKLLLLRGLDYLQGTSHGNGMMLGNYANCASGAEFEARGLGAMPTIDQVLAYSDRFYPTAPLERALVLATGSPGSISDTDYGQPGGPIENIPAYLEPHDVWEDLFGSFMEPGMPTEHPNRRLVNAVYDDYARLRQHSRLSADDRAALDRHMSFLDDIERELASGLGAGCSKPDEPPTYGVGYPWQEVSSVADFETWVGLLVDIACAAVRCDLTRLVTFQAQMGITDASGTKMNSYHESDDVIGDWHDFAHDAVDDAGDHANINSLNRWVVEAVFGRFLAQLDVEEAEGLTFLDNSVVYFGSELAMDHYVIGMPTILAGGAGGSLKTGYYVDYSQMSHDYANPILPWGVLIPGVPHNRLLVTLLQAMGLQPADYERDGRPGYGHSDIFYGPYNWPADAYVAADLGKPLPGIFG
- a CDS encoding protein kinase — its product is MAGLGASTDSFTPPPLASGSYGRYTRYTMLRRIATGGMGELLLARAAGARGVEKLVAIKRVRPEYAGDPEFVSMFLNEARLAAALDHPNVVRTYDLVEDAGSCFMVMEYLHGESLGRLLNAAVARDERIALPHVVTIGLGVAAGLHCAHERCGVDGRPLGIVHRDLSPGNVFITYEGGVKLLDFGIAKATSRTSITLGPARKGKVAYMSPEQCVGAQVDRRSDIFALGVVLWELSTGRRLFRGDNEFAIMNQITSLDAPSALDHAPELPAALASILARALQRDVQARYQDAMALHDDLEAFAQAHAVMPSSAALGRHLIELCGQREYPCVDPSHEFEGPRASTLVVPGAVAPVRRRRLSLVLALAAGAAVGAAGVAASSSRTTTSAAASPPELAPPMPAEVPSLAQTASARTEAPPPSEAPTADARTPVAPAGDPTPERPPSSTASSDVAAEVPTIVAPDDPPAPTRARRNERARRATTTTAAAREPAPAPVVARPVRGVDGLLPRGE
- a CDS encoding sigma-70 family RNA polymerase sigma factor, encoding MRSDPELLEAWARGEQDAASELVGRYYRSVFRFFDLRVGWLAEDLTQRTFLACVESRGRLRQAESFRPFLFAIARSLLLNQIRTRTVEANVFETGDISGAVDPGPSASRLVARYEEQTLLLRALQTLDVDTQLLVVLFHWEGLRTTEISEVLGIGVSTLTTRLSRARQALRDSIAAMPAVPEHRASLLADLEQWLASVSALDIG
- a CDS encoding peroxiredoxin, which translates into the protein MTIRLGDIAPDFTAESTAGTIHFHEWLGSSWGVLFSHPKDFTPVCTTELGAVAKRKPEFDKRNVKVLGLSVDSVDDHQRWVGDIEETQGVGLNFPLLGDPDRKISNLYDMIHPNANDTLTVRSVYVIGPDKKVKLIITYPASTGRNFDEILRVIDSLQLTAKHAVATPVNWQQGEDVIIVPSVSDEDAKSKFPGGWKTIKPYLRVVPQPK